In a single window of the Dreissena polymorpha isolate Duluth1 chromosome 3, UMN_Dpol_1.0, whole genome shotgun sequence genome:
- the LOC127875165 gene encoding axin interactor, dorsalization-associated protein-like translates to MTEKDNEEKVVTAWYSAFKTGTDHDLWGQPVEAIDGYRRLSKQFQKCSSSDTNRFTDEQKKILGKISICLELRCKSLQNPGISEGISLDDLKKIGATLQNLVLQKAKDFPVDVLDAQLNSRERNSNDITDIENEEDRQPLRERGSLLPLPISFGGRPVLSIRIMKIGLKDAKQFIDPFISIYVKDNQGADLTSHQDTPVAKCKEDSSVVFNVDVHVQKTLDSLPPGYAVFFEFKHFKPKKDTTSTRCWAFMESDEIKEGPAVLELYKKPANFKRKNLQLLTVKPLYLHLKLSINT, encoded by the exons ATGACGGAAAAGGACAATGAAGAAAAGGTTGTCACAGCTTGGTATTCGGCATTCAAAACAGGAACCGACCATGATCTCTGGGGTCAACCTGTTGAAGCGATTGATGGCTATAGAAG GTTATCCAAGCAGTTTCAGAAATGTTCATCATCAGACACCAACAGATTCACTGATGAACAAAAG aaaatattgGGAAAAATATCCATTTGTTTAGAACTTAGATGTAAATCATTACAG AACCCTGGTATCTCAGAAGGAATCTCATTAGATGATCTGAAGAAAATTGGTGCAA CCTTGCAGAATCTCGTACTACAGAAAGCGAAGGACTTTCCTGTAGATGTTTTGGATGCACAGCTGAACTCGAGGGAGAGGAACAGCAATGA tatAACAGACATAGAAAATGAAGAAGATAGGCAGCCATTGAGAG AACGGGGAAGTCTTCTTCCACTCCCAATATCATTTGGAGGACGGCCGGTGTTATCCATCAGAATAATGAAGATTGGTCTGAAGGATGCCAAACAGTTCATTGATCCCTTCATATCCATATATGTCAAAG ACAACCAGGGTGCTGACCTGACAAGTCACCAGGATACACCCGTGGCCAAATGCAAGGAGGACTCCAGTGTAGTGTTCAACGTGGATGTTCATGTTCAGAAAACACTCGATAGTTTGCCACCAG GTTATGCAGTGTTCTTTGAGTTCAAGCATTTCAAGCCAAAGAAGGACACCACAAGCACTCGGTGCTGGGCATTCATGGAGAGTGATGAGATTAAAGAGGGACCTGCCGTCCTTGAATT GTACAAAAAGCCAGCTAACTTCAAAAGGAAGAACTTGCAACTGTTGACTGTAAAACCACTGTATTTGCATTTAAAGTTGTCCATCAATACCTAA